In the Paenibacillus sp. FSL H7-0357 genome, one interval contains:
- a CDS encoding AraC family transcriptional regulator, protein MTFHTPDRIKIPPGFWAGLRELGIAAHDVVRQARLPLTIINGPAGVTVAQYFAVWQAYSDLVGDISQGIIKLSTAFDTAHYPPSVMATYHARDYRDALNRMARYKQLCPPESLQITEEGESCRIELDWQRTEQSGPAMLVGITFATLLELGRRGSEQPLTAKLVEFSQPMGDVKSLETYFGCPIRTGTECNRLTLRRRDLDCPFVSYNEELLEILTPALDRTLDERQYGRSMTETVKWIMKRSLTGGRPDIQTVARELGMSDRTLQRRLTDEGTSFKQLLMQARHEQALEYLADPSLEIKEVAFLIGYEDQNSFYRAFRSWQGDTPSHWRAEHIGPNIPTTITLAR, encoded by the coding sequence ATGACATTCCATACCCCTGACCGTATAAAGATCCCGCCAGGGTTCTGGGCTGGTTTGCGAGAGTTAGGAATTGCCGCTCACGATGTTGTTCGTCAAGCGCGGCTGCCGCTCACGATTATCAACGGACCTGCAGGAGTCACGGTCGCCCAATATTTTGCGGTCTGGCAGGCATACTCTGATCTCGTCGGCGATATCTCCCAAGGAATCATCAAGCTTTCTACTGCGTTTGATACAGCGCATTATCCGCCGTCCGTCATGGCGACATACCATGCTCGCGACTATCGCGATGCGCTTAACCGCATGGCCCGGTACAAGCAGTTGTGTCCTCCTGAGAGCTTACAGATTACCGAGGAAGGCGAAAGCTGCAGGATCGAACTGGATTGGCAGCGTACTGAGCAATCCGGTCCGGCGATGCTGGTCGGGATTACATTTGCCACACTTCTGGAGCTCGGGCGCCGGGGCAGCGAACAGCCTTTAACTGCAAAGCTCGTCGAATTCTCACAGCCAATGGGCGATGTAAAGTCGCTTGAAACTTACTTCGGCTGCCCGATACGGACCGGCACGGAATGCAACCGGTTGACGCTGCGTCGAAGAGATCTGGACTGCCCTTTTGTTTCGTACAACGAAGAGTTGTTGGAGATTCTGACTCCTGCTCTGGATCGTACGCTGGATGAACGGCAATACGGCCGCTCCATGACCGAAACAGTCAAATGGATCATGAAACGCAGCCTCACAGGAGGGCGGCCCGACATTCAGACTGTCGCCAGGGAACTGGGTATGAGCGATCGCACCTTGCAGCGTCGCCTTACGGACGAAGGTACGAGCTTCAAGCAGCTGTTAATGCAAGCTAGACATGAGCAGGCGCTAGAGTATTTGGCTGACCCCTCGCTAGAGATTAAAGAAGTAGCCTTCCTTATCGGATATGAGGATCAGAACTCATTCTACCGTGCCTTTCGCTCATGGCAAGGCGATACTCCATCCCATTGGCGTGCCGAACATATAGGTCCTAACATTCCGACAACCATAACATTGGCGCGTTAA
- a CDS encoding SDR family NAD(P)-dependent oxidoreductase — translation MDMGLANKTALVTGSTKGIGRAIAIELAREGVNVLINGRNDEEVERTVQEIKAQFPATSPQNATADIVNIKQREALFKKYPSVDILVNNMGIYEIMTYEDIDDEVWEKYFRTNVLAANGCSKFYLTQMLKNDYGRIIFIASEEAIMPSGQMPQYCMTKSMLLSLSKSLSKLTIGTEVTINTIMPGPTLSENVHQIIDSIYPNEEISFAEKEKKFMATNLPQSEIQRFIRPQEIGRLAAFVCSPDASAFKGSPIRMDGGMVPTIF, via the coding sequence ATGGATATGGGACTAGCCAATAAAACCGCACTTGTGACAGGATCGACGAAAGGGATAGGAAGGGCTATTGCCATCGAACTGGCCCGAGAAGGAGTTAATGTACTAATAAACGGGCGGAACGATGAAGAGGTAGAACGAACAGTTCAGGAAATCAAGGCACAATTCCCGGCCACCTCTCCTCAGAATGCGACAGCTGATATCGTGAATATTAAGCAAAGGGAAGCTTTATTCAAGAAGTACCCCAGCGTGGATATTTTAGTAAACAATATGGGCATTTATGAAATCATGACATATGAGGATATTGACGATGAAGTGTGGGAGAAATACTTCCGTACGAATGTTCTCGCCGCAAACGGATGTTCTAAATTTTATCTTACTCAGATGTTAAAAAACGATTATGGCCGCATTATCTTTATTGCGAGCGAAGAAGCCATCATGCCTTCCGGTCAAATGCCTCAGTATTGCATGACCAAATCGATGTTATTATCCTTGTCCAAAAGTTTATCTAAACTAACGATAGGAACGGAAGTTACCATCAACACGATTATGCCGGGACCCACGCTCTCCGAGAATGTCCATCAAATCATTGATAGCATTTACCCTAATGAAGAAATTAGTTTTGCGGAAAAAGAGAAAAAATTCATGGCGACAAACCTGCCTCAATCTGAAATCCAACGGTTTATCAGGCCGCAAGAGATAGGCAGACTAGCTGCATTTGTATGCAGTCCAGATGCCTCCGCATTTAAGGGTTCTCCAATCCGAATGGATGGGGGAATGGTGCCGACGATTTTTTAA